CTGAGTGagactgaaaagaaaaaaacgtaCGGATAAGATGAGATTGGGCATGTTGCCGTCGCGAGCGATGACTTGGAGCCTGGACACGGCATCCTCGTTGCCCACGATGTCGGCGACCCTGTTGGGACGGTATTTCTCTACCCATGGCATGTCGTAGCCACTGCTCGAGCTCCCTccagacgaagaagaagaagaagcagccaTTTTTGTGTGAGAGAAAAAGGAATTGCTATAAGAACTAGATTTATAAACAGGTTGGGTTGCTATATTATGCTAAATGCTTTTGCTCTGGATTCGGAAACCAAAACCCTTGTACCAACCCCCGAATGGCAAAAGGCCAAAACCCTTTCTTTTCGATTTGGAGGGAAATTGCACAAAAGATGGGGGAAAAACCTTTTCCCTTcgatgtttttttctttttaaggccCGACAAAACGTTCAATTTATGCTTTATAAACCTtctccattttttgttttcctattcagtatttaaaaaaatatatatatatatatatatatatatttcccttAAAAATAACTTTGTAGCTTAACTACCATTCGTGTTCGCGTGTCGGATTCATGTCATATCAACTCATGAGTATCTAATTATATGAGTCAATACTAACctaacatatttattaaaagaaataagatTTCTCAATCCTAACACGATctatttattaaacaagtcagTCATGTTGACCtgtttatcagattttatcaacaacaaaaaaattactaaaaaacaaacaaataaatattttaaataaaaaattcagaactaatgattaattgcatcacaaataatcattcaaaattaaagcatatttcaatatcacaaataatcaatcacaatatgttaaagaaaataaaccacaacaactaataaatttatatatctaGAGTTTGAAgagtatattggtaaaattttatttaattaaacgaATCAGATGGGTCAAACGGGTTCCATAAGCCGAACACTAACTCAACCCGTTTATCAAACGGATATGTCGTGTCAATTTAAATATGAAACAAACTTATTAAATCTCAACCCATACCTATTAATTTCGTATCATGGTCatgtccaattttgccacccctactcAAAGTCCCCTTGTAACTGTggaattattatattaaaaaaaaatgtggtatCTTTCTTGACAAATGGATACATCTTGATTAActtattaattgttaaaatcattgtttttaaaaactaaaccAGACTGATCGAttcaatgaaaaacaaaattggagaAAAAAACAGGTCAAAATCAAGAACTAAATTCAATTATAGTTCTTTGACTATTCCGGTTTTTTAAATCATtgtttatgatttaaaaaactTCTACCACTCAATAAGTCATTATTAATTCCTCTCTCTTAGGTGGCATTTGGGTATTGCGTTTCTTACGttgcggtttttttttttttttttctggacaGGCAAAAACGTGCTGTTTAACGTGAGCAGTGATTTTAGGCTTATGAATAGTGTCAAACGTGTGaacaataacttttttattatttttttattgttttcagttttcaacaaaataagcagtatccaaacggatcctaGAGTCCCATGGTCTTTGAAAAATAGAAGCTCCAAACTGCGGTATCTCTTGCAAGATCAAACCTTTCATCTgaaataacaaatttttgtagagacttttatttctttgttatttcctCTCATGTAGTATTCCCATACCCTTCTCGTTTTCTCATTTGCATTTATATCAACAAATTATTGTAAAGGCTTTAATTTCCTTGGATCTTTTTCCCTCTGTGTTTTATGTACCCTTCTCCCTTTTCAGTACTATCTTTGTGTTGTAATGGATGCATGTTTGGAAGAGATGTGGAGAATGTTTCATCTCTCAGATGAAGGGAAAGGAGTGATGGCGGTCAAGTCAAATGAAGTAGCTATTTCACAACATCAAATGCAGTGGGAAgcaatttatttttgtggaTCACAAAATTTGACTATCCAATAAGTGGGAAGCAATTTATTTTTGTCCATTTTTGCTAGTGAAGAAAGTCTAAAAGAGGTGTTTAATAAAAATCCTTGGTCTTTTGACAAAAGACTTATTCTTCTGAGGATTCAAGATGACATGAAGCTCTAAAATTCTCTATTTTGGATTCGGGTTTTTAGTATTCTCCATTTTGAATCCGGGTTTTTGAGTTTAGTAAGTGTTTAAATAGTTGTTAATGATGGGAAAACTTTTATTTTGACAAAACTAatcttttgtatttaaaaaatcgtgtttaaaaatctaaaaaaaaaggggttaaaATGGATGAGAACGCGAACGAAATCgtactaaaaagtaaaaacttagGACCACGTATCAATTGACACTTGGCCCAAGGCTCTTTGTATGTTGATCAACAAATTGAGCCTCATGCCAAGTGCCGATCAGCAGATTCAGCACTTGGCCTAGGCCTTCcctatttttctaattttgcaaatttgaccttgttttcacttttcacacCAACTTGACATTGAATTGATGTGattttttaagataattttACATTACTACCTTTGTTTTTTATGATGGATCTTTATCatgatcaaaatattaattggtttttttaggGTAGGTGGAgattaatgtgatttttagtaCTCAATCACTACAACTTCTTTTAGTTAATATGATTTATTGAGAAAGACAACTATATTACACTAGGGCCATTCAAATAATGTCTTACCCTTTGTAATATTTAAACAGtgagattattatttgtaaaaaattattttgtacatAGGAGCATtgaatgaacaatttttttttttacttgtcaAACCAGTCataaattcatttttcataaactgTGGCATTCAACAAACATTAAAACCTGAGGGTTTTAGTTAACTTAACTGATAAAATCTCtgataattaaataagagattttagtttaattttcaCCTACATTAAAAATCGATTGGTATCTTGATCTGATAACAAAAATTGCAATTATTAGAAACGGATGCTATgagttaaaactctctctaaaaaaaaacaaatatcgAAGCCCATTTGAATTTTTACATATTGATttcacaaattataaaatactgCAAATGCATTTGGTATACTAGGGAGATTCGATCAATATCGAGCCCCAGTTGAGTCTATAACTTGTAACCCAAATAAGTTGTAAATAAACACGCTTGTATACCAGGGGCATTCGATCAATGTCGAACCCCAGTTGTATTTGTTTCATAACATGTAGAAATTGTCAATTTAGTTTGTATGTAATAATTTCATAGCTTGTAAAAATTGTTTGTAAACTAGGGGGCATTAGAAAGttgcaaataaaaaaacatttcgTATACTAGGGGCATTTGATTTATAACTTCAATTGGACTTATGCGTGTATAATTCAGTTGCTTGTAAATGCACTAGGCTAATACTTTTGTGACTTGCTTAATCAATTGTAAATGAATgaactaacattttttttttctttggcttgTAAAATCCATCAGATTAACATAAACTAGGGGTATTGGAAAGTATCTGATCTTGCAACAAATTTTCTGTGTGAAAACGGGTAGAGTTTCCCCAGTTTTCATTGATACCAACCTGTATATACATAGTCTACGCAGTAAGCAAGTTCTAATTGTTCATCACattaagggcccgtttggtagaggagtttgagtaatgttgtctgtagttttttgaaatacgtgtgggtgaaaatgtgtataatgttgtttaaaaactgaaaatgagttGTTTAACAACTCTTAAGTAACTAACAcaatctaaagaaaaacaaaaatcttttgttttgCAGGAAATGGTGAGAGTCAAATGTCTTCGTCTTCATCAGAAGGGCCTTGGGTTCTCCTACGCGACGACCTCCTTGTATTACGACTTCCAGAACCTCCTTCATCACCCCGCTGTGATCGTCTTGGACCAGCTCCAACTCCAAGCCTTTCAAACAATCCCTCCATAGTCTGGATGTGAGACCGTGCACTTGCCAACTCTGCCCTCTGCAAAGTGAATAATCTGAGAACCCAGCTTCACAATTTTTAAGGACCATTTCATGCAAGAAAACATAAAGCAGCCAAAGATtacaaaaaaaacaataactatgTACAAGAAAGAAGCGAATCTACAAACATAGGGAGAGATtcactagatgtgagtccccaaACCCAAGACCAATCAACCAAAATGCCAACAAAGGAGGCAAGAAGACAAAAGGGGCAAGAACAAATTTCAAACATGGAATCTCCAGAGGACAAGAGGGGAAAGAATATACCAAAGAGAAGTTTTGAGCTGATTGTGTATAAACGGTTTGTTGTAGTGATTCAATCATCAGCAGACTCTCATCAACAAGATCAGTCCCAATCTGCATGAAGAGAACCGTCAGGCATGCACCAAAAATGAAAAGCACAAGATGAATGCAAGACAACATACTGCCACCTGGCCCGTCCATGGAACATTTGGAGCATGTTCAGGCCTGTCAAGTCGCGTATATCCAATAGAGCCATCTTGATTCATCACTCGGCATGACCATGAAGGAAAATGAAGGTACCTCTCCTGGAAAGAACCACTGGGGCCCTCAACATGACTAGAGGGTTGAGGAGCATTCCCCTCAGGCGATGAACCTTCAGAATCAGAACCCTGTTCTGCAGTTCCCTGCAAGACAAGACCGTTACTATACATGACCAAGGCACCGTTAAAACAACTCACAGTCTCTCCACATAGATGTGCAAAGCGCCCCTGCAGGCGCCTCTGAACAAATTCTCCATAATCTCCAGCCACTCCCATGGCATCACTTCCAGCTAGAGCTGCTTTCAAGTCATCTCCTTCCAATAGACCTCCTTTTCGCATCGAGTCAGGGGGGTCTTGTGGCAAGAGGGGAGGGTATTTGTGATCCACCTGTGCTAGCACTCGATCACCTAGGTACCAGTACCTCCCCAAAGGACATTCAAATAAGATCTTACGGCGGTTCAAGGTAAGTCCAgaatatttatttgaaattgtaaCAACCTGCCAAGGGTCTAAGTTCATCTGCAATATAAAAAGAACTAATtcatccccaaaaaaaaaaaaaaaaaaaagtgcaaaccaaaacaaaaagaaataacgaaaagaaagccaaaaaaaaaaactcacattcGTCTCCGTCAAGCTCTCAATTATCAATCGCCAATCTTGTAATGTACGCTTCTTGCCCCCACTAATCCTATTCCTGGAAGACCAACGAAAAAATCTTGGAAAGACCTGAGCCTTAGAATTATGAAGTTTAGGACCAACCCCAAAGTACTCATACATCCAAATCTGGAACACAAAACACAACAGCATCAAGCTCAAATTTCCCAAACTTAGAacataaaaatttgagaaaCCCAAAATTTACCTCCCAAGTAAATAGCGGACCACCCAAATTGTTCATTGCACACCGAGAATACTGGACCATATAATGGAGTAAGGTTGCGTAAGTCATGCCTCCCCAATCATACTTCCCAATATCATCCACATTCTCTAAAGATGCCAGGTAACGGAGACTGACTGTACTCCCTGTGTTTGGGGACAACACTTGGCCAATGAGCAGAAGCATGAAACTCCGTACACACATTTCCACATCCTCAATTCCCCGAAGATGTTTCACAAGCCATGACAATTTCACATTCAGCTCAGACCCTTTAGGAGGTAACCCCCCTAATAAACGCTCCACATCACAGTTGGTGAGATTGTCATTCACCTCTATACGCTCTCCCCCAATTCTCAAACCTGTTATCACTGCAAAATCGAGAGGCGTCAACATTACCTCACCAATACCCGGAAAATGAAATGTGTTCGTAGTATCCCAAAACCTTTCCGATAAAGCTATGATAAGGTTGATGTCCTTGTGCTCAACGATCCCATCATTATATATAGAAGTCAGAAAATGATTCAAACCAGCAGCAGAAATCTTGGCCTTAACCTCAGGACCCATAACAATCCAACAATTACGAACGTCTGAAAGAGACCCCCTAATTTTGTAAGACGTAGGTTtctaacaacaacaaaaaaaacacaacaaaccAACGTAAAGATCagaaaatttttccaaattgcAAAGATAATGTCAGAAACAAGGACGACaatgaaatacaaaaacagAAAGAAGCAAgcaaagaattcaaaaaaagagaagaatagCATTGTCCCATATTGATGATGGTCAAGACTTCAACTAAATACCCctccactaaaaaaaatttcccaaacaaACCAAATTAATACGACTAAACTCGTCCAAGAACACCACCCATGGAAATGGCTCATGCAAATAAAAATGCCCGTGTCCTTTAGTTTTTACAAACACTCTCTAAGCATTAACAAAAGCATTGTACAACATACAAAAGTAATCACACACTTCCAAACAACAATCCGAGACTTGTAATTcaccaaaaagaaagatgaacttaCCCGTTGAAGGGCTTGTGAAGACATGTGGGTATTTTTGTCTTGAAGTAGATCCTCATTGCTATTCCAACTCTTTGGTTTGTATCTCTTGCCAGCTCTGCCAtcaaaggaaataaattttgaacCCCCTTGTGAAGAGGTGGAAGCCATGGAAGTGGTAGGAAGAAAATGGATTTGCTAGGAGAAGTTGATACGggaaaaattgagatttttgaGGAAAACCCTCTTGAATCTCGATGGAAAGTGATGGAAAATCatcaaaattgtgaaaaaactctttttaagttgatttggagaagaaaaaaaaaaaaaaagaggaggcTTGAAAATGGTGGAAATTGGAGAAATTAAGAAAACAGCTGAAAAATAGACCAGAAATCAAATTctgttttttaaaacaaatgggCTGCCATTCCACATTGGGAGGCCCAAATGGCTAGGCCCGCTAAGTCAGTTGACCCGGTAAAACGAGtcaacccaaataaaaaatattaaaataagtgaagaagcaatgaaggatttgagaaaaataaaattgagacaGCCTTGCTAAAGGAGCCTGTTCCTTAACTTCTGATTTTGTTTACTTGATGTTCCCCTTAACTCTGAACTAAATGTTATTGTAAATTCTGATGCAAATGGGTTGTACTCCTTAAGGTTGATACCCAACACTTCACCTTTTGTGGCTagttaatataattatttcctctgttgaccaaaaaaaaaaaaatttttgagacGTTGGGTGGGCAATACAAATACAATTTAACAccttctaaaataaattttttaaaaataattacaatataacACGTTGGAAAAATTTTAGAGTAAACAATGGATCTTGTAACTGCCAATCCAATCACCTTGGGTGTAGTGATTTGGTAGAAGTTTTAGACTGGGTCATATTTGTGGGTTTAGGACTTGTTTGGTTTAAGCAGTGCGCTTAGTAAAAATTCAATGTCATGACATGGATAGTCCTAACGCACTCAAGGTGTCCTATGTTATAAATTCTGCGGGTTCAAGTGGACCGAGTCAATAATCACAcgtttaaaacattttttttgttcatttaaaaaaaaaaaatgtcaatccAATTGTCAAGAGTCAAGCCTCCACAAGTATAACTATGAGGGCCAGAGTTCAAATCTTTCCGATGGAGTTTCACAGACATacacacttagattagattagcTTAAATTTAAAgttctattttatataaatataaataaatatatatatatatatatatatctctctttaTATAAAAAGCGGCTATGCCGCTACAGTGCTCTCAGTGTGTTTGCACTATGCAAGCACTGTAGCAGAAACAGTGCTTTGATTtcgtgagttttttttttttttttttttttttttttttttttttttttttttcttttgtgctttttgttttttttgtcttttctttcttctttatatacagtgtttttggtttagttaacTGACACTGGAACTACAatccctaaagtttttttttattttaaaatatttatgtaagctggtatatatatattgttatactgacgcaataaatttcacaatattttcacaattattgaccgACACCatagctacagtgcctaaagttttttttttttttttttcaataatcggtttgtgttttttttttgtttcttttaaatatttatgtaagttgatatatatatatatatatatatatattgttatactgacataacaaatttcacagcGGCTATGCCACTACAGTGCTTTGGTACTGTACACTCAGCGTGTTTGCACTGTACAAGCACTATAGCGGAAACAATGCTTTGGTTTcgtgagtcttttttttttttttttgtgctttttttttttttttgtcttttctttcttctttatatacaatgcttttggtttagttaatCGGCACTAGAGCTACAatccctaaagtttttttttttttttttaatattatgtattATTGACTGGCACTATAGTatagtgcctaaagtttttttttttttttttttttaaataatcagtttgtgttttttttttaaaatatttatg
The sequence above is drawn from the Quercus lobata isolate SW786 chromosome 12, ValleyOak3.0 Primary Assembly, whole genome shotgun sequence genome and encodes:
- the LOC115969900 gene encoding uncharacterized protein LOC115969900 — its product is MASTSSQGGSKFISFDGRAGKRYKPKSWNSNEDLLQDKNTHMSSQALQRKPTSYKIRGSLSDVRNCWIVMGPEVKAKISAAGLNHFLTSIYNDGIVEHKDINLIIALSERFWDTTNTFHFPGIGEVMLTPLDFAVITGLRIGGERIEVNDNLTNCDVERLLGGLPPKGSELNVKLSWLVKHLRGIEDVEMCVRSFMLLLIGQVLSPNTGSTVSLRYLASLENVDDIGKYDWGGMTYATLLHYMVQYSRCAMNNLGGPLFTWEIWMYEYFGVGPKLHNSKAQVFPRFFRWSSRNRISGGKKRTLQDWRLIIESLTETNMNLDPWQVVTISNKYSGLTLNRRKILFECPLGRYWYLGDRVLAQVDHKYPPLLPQDPPDSMRKGGLLEGDDLKAALAGSDAMGVAGDYGEFVQRRLQGRFAHLCGETVSCFNGALVMYSNGLVLQGTAEQGSDSEGSSPEGNAPQPSSHVEGPSGSFQERYLHFPSWSCRVMNQDGSIGYTRLDRPEHAPNVPWTGQVAIGTDLVDESLLMIESLQQTVYTQSAQNFSLRAELASARSHIQTMEGLFERLGVGAGPRRSQRGDEGGSGSRNTRRSSRRRTQGPSDEDEDI